The window TCGTAGGGCTCAAGTGCCCTCTAGAGGTTCTTCAAGAGCGCGAGTCTCACCGATCCGATCGAGACAAGGGTCTGGCAGAGATGCAATACAAAGATATTCATACATTCCTCAAATACGATCTTATGGTGGACAGCCACGCGCACTCACCTGCCGAGATTGTCCAGATCATTCTCAACATGGACGCTTCACCATTAAAAGCTTAGCTTCGAAAGCTGTCAGTTTCTTATTGTCATTGGCCAGGCAATAGGTGACAACAGAAGTCGGATGAAACTTGAATCCTGGCTCTCACAAGGGCCATACACATTAGCATTATGCAGTAGTTTTTTTGGTTATTATTCCCATTGTGGAGTTGCTACTGCCCTCTACCAAACGGGTTTCCCACCTAGCAAATTGAGTGGCTCTAGTGCCGGAGCCCTCGTCGGCGGAGCCTTAGCCTCTGGCATGTCCCCAGATCAATTCAAAGAACTCGCGTTCTCCATTGAAAAAAAAGATTTTTGGGACCCTCACTTAGGGCTGGGGTTACTTCGAGGAAATAAATTTTTAAATTTAATTCAGGAACACTTAGTCCCCACATTCGAAAAAACACACAAACCACTTGAAGTGGCTGTGTTCGATCTGTTCTCATTTAAAACTCGCTTCATAAATCAAGGTGAGCTTCCAGCAGCCGTCGTCGCTTCCTGTGCTGTTCCGGGGTTATTTCATCCCCGCCGATTAGGCCGACGAATTTATTATGACGGGGGAATTTTTAATAAGTCGGGAACAAATCCTATCCACAAGCATGAGAGAGTCCTCAATATTTTTTTTGGATCTTCAGGCGTTACTTTTCACCCTCAACACTTTACCCTTTATTATAAGAATATTCCCCGGGTGAGCTTTAATAATCTGGGGGATGGAAAAAAGGCTTACAGCGAGCTTTTGGAACGAACGCAACAAGCGATGAATCGATTTTTTATTGATCAGATGATTCAAGCCTAGGGGACCCTATTGAAAGCCTCGATTAAAACTTTTGGATTCTCTATCGCCTCCCTCTTGGTCTTGAGCCTGGTGCTTTTTGTTTTTAAAAAGCCAATTGTCGCGGCGGCTCTGTCCACTTATTTTTCGAGCAAAAAGATCCCTGTTCGCTTTTCGTTGGATGAGATCTCTTTAAATGCAATCAAGTTCTCCCAACTTCGGATCGGAAACAGCAGTGACAT of the Bdellovibrionales bacterium genome contains:
- a CDS encoding patatin-like phospholipase family protein, which translates into the protein MKLESWLSQGPYTLALCSSFFGYYSHCGVATALYQTGFPPSKLSGSSAGALVGGALASGMSPDQFKELAFSIEKKDFWDPHLGLGLLRGNKFLNLIQEHLVPTFEKTHKPLEVAVFDLFSFKTRFINQGELPAAVVASCAVPGLFHPRRLGRRIYYDGGIFNKSGTNPIHKHERVLNIFFGSSGVTFHPQHFTLYYKNIPRVSFNNLGDGKKAYSELLERTQQAMNRFFIDQMIQA